A genomic segment from uncultured Marinifilum sp. encodes:
- a CDS encoding sulfite exporter TauE/SafE family protein, producing the protein MHDITLIQILLCSIVILSAAFIKGMTGFGFALLAVPFLSLIFPMQVLVPAMSLFNLITSLVILIKLQEKIKAKLFIPMFIASLGGIPLGVYALEYMSSENLRLITGILVILFSVRMLGREKLAKRFLNFPIVFAGFISGLLNSCISVGGPPLVIAMNRKGYSKDRFRGIFAWFSTFSSFFTTAAFVMNGMIEKESINLALFCLPILFFGSHFGSKFSGKIEPEKFRKMVIGINIVTGAFIVISSLIH; encoded by the coding sequence ATGCATGATATTACACTCATACAAATTTTACTGTGCAGCATTGTAATTCTATCGGCAGCTTTTATTAAAGGAATGACTGGATTTGGATTTGCTTTGCTTGCAGTTCCATTTTTATCATTAATATTTCCCATGCAGGTTCTGGTTCCTGCAATGAGTTTGTTTAATCTAATAACAAGCCTGGTAATTCTTATTAAGCTTCAGGAAAAAATTAAAGCCAAGTTGTTTATTCCAATGTTTATTGCCAGTTTAGGAGGAATACCTTTAGGTGTTTATGCATTGGAATATATGAGCAGCGAAAACCTGCGTTTAATAACCGGCATTTTGGTTATACTATTCTCTGTTAGAATGTTAGGAAGAGAAAAATTAGCCAAACGCTTTCTTAATTTTCCTATAGTTTTTGCAGGTTTTATTAGCGGATTACTTAACAGTTGTATTTCGGTAGGAGGACCTCCTTTGGTTATAGCTATGAATCGAAAAGGTTACTCTAAAGATCGTTTTCGTGGTATTTTTGCATGGTTTAGTACCTTTTCTTCTTTTTTTACAACAGCAGCTTTTGTTATGAACGGAATGATAGAAAAAGAATCAATAAACCTTGCTTTATTTTGCTTACCAATTCTATTTTTTGGTTCTCATTTTGGATCTAAATTCTCAGGAAAAATAGAACCTGAAAAATTTCGTAAAATGGTAATTGGAATTAATATTGTAACAGGTGCTTTTATTGTAATTTCATCTCTAATCCACTAA
- the nfo gene encoding deoxyribonuclease IV: MKYIGAHVSIVGGLENAPENAHKIGAKAFALFTKNQRQWAAKPLSNDNIEKFKSNCEKYAYKAEHILPHDSYLINLGHPESTALEKSRAAFLDEMQRCQLLGLDRLNFHPGSHLKKVSEAKCLQTIAESINLTLDRTAGVSAVIENTAGQGTNLGFNFEQIATIIHQVEDKSRIGVCIDTCHAFTAGYDISTKENFTKVFADFEHIVGFEYLKGMHLNDSKKELASRIDRHEFIGGGFIGLEAFRCIVNDKRFDNIPMVLETPNSENWAEEIKLLYSLQK; the protein is encoded by the coding sequence ATGAAGTACATAGGAGCACATGTAAGTATAGTAGGAGGGCTTGAGAATGCGCCTGAAAATGCACATAAAATTGGAGCTAAAGCATTTGCTTTGTTCACAAAAAATCAACGTCAATGGGCAGCTAAGCCTTTAAGTAATGATAATATTGAAAAATTTAAAAGCAATTGCGAAAAGTATGCTTACAAAGCAGAACATATTTTACCGCACGATAGTTATCTTATAAATCTTGGGCATCCCGAAAGTACGGCTCTCGAGAAATCAAGAGCTGCCTTTTTAGATGAAATGCAAAGGTGTCAGTTGTTAGGCTTGGATCGTTTAAATTTTCATCCGGGAAGTCATCTAAAAAAAGTGTCGGAGGCAAAATGTTTGCAAACTATTGCCGAATCTATAAATCTTACTTTAGATAGAACTGCTGGAGTATCTGCTGTAATTGAAAACACTGCCGGACAAGGGACTAATCTTGGGTTTAATTTTGAGCAAATTGCCACTATTATTCATCAGGTGGAAGATAAAAGCAGAATAGGTGTTTGTATTGATACTTGCCATGCCTTTACGGCTGGATATGATATATCAACAAAAGAAAACTTTACGAAAGTGTTTGCCGATTTTGAACACATAGTTGGCTTCGAATACTTAAAAGGAATGCATTTAAACGATTCTAAAAAGGAATTAGCCAGCAGGATAGATCGTCACGAATTTATTGGCGGGGGATTTATAGGATTAGAAGCTTTTAGGTGTATTGTAAACGATAAACGTTTCGATAATATTCCAATGGTTCTGGAAACACCGAATTCAGAGAATTGGGCCGAGGAAATTAAATTATTATATAGTCTACAGAAATAA
- a CDS encoding TonB-dependent receptor → MNKIILLLCFIFAAIFVKAVEPVVKPELQGGVIKGIVKDKQIDAPVEYATVSIYRMSDSTLIDGTITDAKGSFILKKLKAGNYYVEVSFIGYNKAIVRNIPINKKHKVVDLKIVNLRSSTESLNEVTVTTERLPVKYHIDKKVIPVSRQITAASGNAVDVLENVPSVSVDIEGNISLRGSSNFTVLVDGKPSILDAADILEQMPASVIDNIEIITNPSAKYDPEGTAGIINVITKKNKESGLNGVVNLNIGTQENNGADFLMNYRTKKWNWNFGLDYSKRGFEGSSESENRTVSEGITNYVLSDGDTERHRTGYGFRTGFDYDIDDKNMISLGFRYGLRDMERSSTLDYEEYKEGEEHSFYDSKDSWNRDMHFVNSNLSYTKKFEKKGHEWSTQVSLSRRFNSDEKSTNELFIGNEIQSGQISTEEGPGQRIEIRSDYSLPLGDNKKLEMGYQGQIRASEADTEQFEYNTTNNEYEFQPSYSHDVEYKRNVHGVYATFADKLGKLGYQLGFRTEHTNREIEYSGEPDKFTINRWDFFPTLHAQIDLGTNNQLMASYSRRIDRPRGYYLEPFVTWTDAYNVRQGNPDLDPEYIDSYEIGYMKRFGDQSVSIESYYKVTHNKIERVRTVYDENVMLSSTANVGTDYSLGIEATLNLSFAKWFKNDLIGNIYHYKEEGDFTTTNFAGESLVQDFSTESFNWSLRNSTSIIFDKSTRLQLSANYRSPTDWAQGKREGFLTTSAAIKKDFFNRKLSATFQVRDILGTFKHDMEYSGIDFYNRSQFEMKSPTFRLNLSFKINNYKQKRGNKSGNGVDVEEFEM, encoded by the coding sequence ATGAATAAAATTATATTATTGTTATGCTTTATTTTTGCAGCAATATTTGTTAAAGCGGTCGAACCAGTTGTTAAACCTGAATTACAAGGGGGAGTAATTAAGGGTATTGTTAAAGATAAGCAAATAGATGCTCCTGTAGAATATGCAACGGTTTCTATCTATCGAATGTCCGATTCTACTTTAATTGATGGAACCATTACCGATGCTAAAGGTAGTTTTATCTTGAAAAAACTAAAAGCAGGTAATTATTATGTCGAAGTATCGTTCATAGGATACAACAAAGCAATTGTTCGAAACATACCAATTAATAAAAAACATAAAGTGGTTGATCTTAAGATTGTAAACTTACGATCCTCAACCGAGTCTCTTAACGAAGTAACTGTAACAACAGAACGTTTACCTGTTAAGTATCATATTGATAAGAAGGTAATACCCGTAAGTAGACAAATTACTGCTGCCAGTGGAAATGCTGTTGATGTATTAGAAAATGTACCATCGGTAAGTGTAGACATAGAGGGAAATATTAGCTTGCGTGGAAGCTCTAACTTTACCGTGTTGGTTGATGGTAAACCTTCTATTTTAGATGCAGCAGATATTCTAGAACAAATGCCAGCAAGTGTTATCGATAATATCGAGATTATCACTAATCCTTCGGCAAAATACGATCCTGAAGGTACTGCGGGTATAATTAATGTTATTACTAAAAAGAATAAGGAATCGGGTTTGAATGGTGTTGTAAACCTAAACATTGGAACACAGGAAAATAATGGTGCCGATTTTCTTATGAATTACAGAACAAAAAAGTGGAATTGGAATTTTGGGTTAGATTATAGTAAAAGGGGATTCGAGGGAAGTTCGGAGTCGGAGAACAGAACAGTTTCTGAAGGAATAACTAACTATGTTTTATCTGATGGAGATACAGAAAGACACAGAACAGGATATGGTTTTAGAACAGGTTTCGATTACGATATCGATGATAAGAATATGATCTCTTTGGGTTTTAGATATGGTTTAAGAGATATGGAACGAAGTTCAACTTTGGATTATGAGGAGTATAAAGAAGGAGAAGAGCACAGTTTTTACGATAGTAAAGATTCCTGGAATCGTGACATGCATTTTGTAAATTCAAACTTGTCGTATACCAAAAAGTTTGAAAAGAAAGGTCACGAATGGTCTACTCAAGTAAGCTTGTCGAGACGATTTAATAGCGATGAAAAATCTACTAATGAGTTATTTATTGGTAATGAAATACAAAGTGGACAAATTTCAACGGAAGAAGGCCCAGGACAAAGAATAGAAATTCGATCGGATTACAGCCTGCCTTTAGGCGATAATAAAAAATTGGAAATGGGTTATCAGGGACAAATTCGTGCAAGCGAAGCCGATACCGAGCAGTTCGAATACAATACAACAAATAATGAATATGAATTTCAGCCAAGCTATAGCCACGATGTTGAGTACAAGAGAAATGTACATGGTGTTTATGCCACTTTTGCCGATAAACTTGGAAAGTTAGGCTATCAGTTAGGTTTTAGAACCGAACATACAAATCGAGAAATTGAATACAGCGGCGAGCCAGATAAATTTACAATTAACCGATGGGATTTCTTTCCAACACTTCATGCTCAAATCGATTTAGGCACCAACAATCAGCTAATGGCTAGTTATTCACGTAGAATTGATCGTCCTCGCGGATATTATTTAGAGCCATTTGTAACTTGGACCGATGCTTATAATGTTCGTCAGGGAAATCCTGATTTGGACCCAGAATATATCGATTCTTACGAAATTGGTTATATGAAAAGATTTGGAGATCAGTCTGTTTCAATAGAGTCGTACTATAAAGTTACCCACAATAAAATAGAACGGGTTAGAACTGTTTACGATGAGAATGTAATGTTAAGTTCTACAGCAAATGTGGGTACCGATTACTCTTTAGGTATCGAGGCCACTTTAAATCTATCATTTGCAAAATGGTTTAAAAACGATTTAATTGGTAATATTTATCATTACAAAGAGGAAGGTGATTTTACAACAACTAATTTTGCAGGAGAATCGCTTGTTCAGGATTTTTCAACAGAAAGTTTTAACTGGAGTTTAAGAAATAGTACAAGCATAATTTTCGATAAAAGTACAAGGCTTCAGTTGAGTGCGAATTATCGTTCTCCAACCGATTGGGCACAGGGGAAAAGAGAAGGTTTTTTAACAACATCTGCAGCAATTAAGAAAGATTTTTTCAATAGAAAATTATCTGCTACTTTCCAGGTGAGAGATATTTTAGGAACATTTAAACACGATATGGAATACAGTGGAATCGATTTTTATAATCGCAGTCAGTTTGAAATGAAATCGCCAACTTTTCGCTTAAATTTGAGTTTTAAAATTAATAACTACAAGCAAAAACGTGGTAATAAATCAGGAAATGGTGTTGATGTTGAAGAATTTGAAATGTAA
- a CDS encoding patatin family protein: MKTALVIEGGAMRGIFAAGVLDTFIQEKFNPFQYVVGVSAGSINAAAYLSKQKERNLKVFTDYSLRPEYISWKKFLKGGHLMDLDWSWEITSRELPIFTDTLFENNLEFEIGVTMNSDGRSVFFKPDANTLSHIMKASCTVPLFYRKFLSINNQIVSDGGVSAPIPVNRALEKGANKIMVIRSRKKNYRMKNGLENKLSKFLFSKYPGLSKAIQNRPVVYNQAINLIENPPKGVSFIDVYPPDNFETKRFTTDYNVLMKDYELGKKAGEEAIKNWKLLSASYEL; the protein is encoded by the coding sequence ATGAAAACAGCATTGGTTATAGAAGGAGGTGCCATGCGTGGAATTTTTGCAGCAGGTGTTTTAGATACTTTTATTCAGGAAAAATTCAATCCGTTTCAATATGTTGTGGGCGTTTCGGCAGGATCGATAAATGCTGCTGCCTATCTTTCAAAACAAAAGGAAAGAAACCTTAAAGTATTTACCGATTATTCTTTAAGACCCGAATACATAAGCTGGAAAAAATTCCTTAAAGGTGGGCATTTAATGGATCTCGATTGGTCATGGGAGATAACTTCACGTGAATTGCCAATTTTTACCGATACTTTATTCGAAAACAATTTAGAATTTGAAATTGGTGTTACAATGAATTCCGATGGGCGTTCGGTTTTTTTTAAACCCGATGCTAATACTCTTAGTCATATAATGAAAGCAAGCTGTACGGTACCTCTTTTTTATCGTAAGTTTCTTAGTATTAATAATCAAATAGTTTCCGATGGTGGTGTTTCTGCACCAATACCTGTAAATAGAGCTTTAGAAAAAGGAGCCAATAAAATAATGGTAATTCGTTCGCGGAAAAAAAATTATAGAATGAAAAATGGATTGGAAAACAAACTGTCTAAGTTTCTGTTTTCTAAGTATCCTGGGTTGTCAAAGGCAATTCAAAATCGACCTGTTGTTTATAATCAAGCTATTAATTTAATAGAAAATCCTCCTAAAGGTGTTAGTTTTATAGATGTTTATCCTCCTGATAATTTTGAAACTAAACGTTTTACTACCGATTATAATGTGTTAATGAAAGATTATGAATTGGGAAAAAAAGCCGGAGAAGAAGCTATTAAAAATTGGAAACTTCTGTCTGCATCCTATGAGCTATAA
- a CDS encoding lysophospholipid acyltransferase family protein, giving the protein MRLVGILGVRITYEGSFNLPQNRPVIVVSNHQGTYDIPPIAWLFRKYHIKFISKIELAKNIPSVSYNLRNSGAALIDRKNRSQAIPEIYKLGQLIAKNNYAACIFPEGTRSRTGKMKKFKSGGIEALLKAAPNALIVPFVVDGNYKIEKRGMFPLCIGQRVKYTILDPIVTKDKTANEITQEAENVIREKLNN; this is encoded by the coding sequence ATGCGTTTAGTTGGTATTTTGGGTGTTAGAATTACTTATGAAGGAAGTTTCAATTTGCCACAAAACAGACCTGTTATTGTAGTGTCAAATCATCAGGGAACTTATGATATACCGCCTATTGCCTGGCTTTTTAGAAAATATCATATTAAATTTATTTCTAAAATAGAATTGGCAAAAAATATTCCCAGCGTTTCCTATAATCTAAGAAATAGTGGAGCTGCTTTAATCGATAGAAAAAATAGGTCGCAGGCTATTCCTGAAATTTATAAACTGGGACAATTAATTGCTAAAAATAATTATGCCGCTTGTATTTTTCCTGAAGGAACAAGAAGCAGAACAGGAAAAATGAAGAAATTTAAATCTGGTGGTATTGAAGCTTTGCTAAAAGCTGCTCCAAATGCTTTAATTGTTCCTTTTGTTGTTGATGGAAATTATAAAATTGAAAAAAGAGGCATGTTTCCATTGTGTATTGGTCAGCGCGTTAAGTATACAATTTTGGATCCCATAGTAACCAAAGATAAAACAGCAAATGAAATTACTCAGGAAGCTGAAAATGTAATTCGGGAGAAATTAAATAACTAA
- a CDS encoding SIMPL domain-containing protein — protein sequence MKKSIVILLVLFCGLNLNAQVQKNFIDQNYIEVKGVSKMEIVPDEIYLNIVLDEKDTRNKESVEQLEQKMYVALEKAGINLEEQLSVSDFASNLKLHFIKRSNVRKTKIFELLVHDSNVLAKVFIELEKIKISNINIIRVDHSQIEKFRRQVKINAVKAGKEKAEDLTEALEQKIGRAIYINETSSRYRNDYANETIRIRGVSSLAKTKTPNLEFQKIELEYSVLMRFALQ from the coding sequence ATGAAAAAAAGTATTGTTATTTTATTAGTATTGTTTTGCGGATTAAACCTAAATGCTCAAGTACAAAAGAATTTTATCGATCAGAATTATATTGAAGTTAAGGGAGTTTCGAAAATGGAAATTGTTCCCGACGAAATTTATCTAAATATTGTTTTAGACGAGAAGGATACAAGAAATAAAGAGAGCGTTGAGCAGTTAGAGCAAAAAATGTATGTTGCCCTCGAAAAGGCAGGAATTAATTTGGAAGAACAATTATCGGTTTCCGATTTTGCAAGTAATCTAAAATTGCACTTCATAAAAAGATCTAATGTTCGGAAAACGAAAATTTTTGAGTTACTCGTACACGATTCCAATGTTTTGGCAAAAGTATTTATAGAGTTAGAGAAAATTAAAATCTCTAATATTAATATAATAAGAGTAGATCATTCTCAGATAGAAAAATTTCGCCGACAGGTTAAGATTAATGCAGTAAAGGCTGGTAAAGAAAAGGCCGAAGATTTAACAGAAGCTTTGGAACAAAAAATAGGACGGGCCATTTACATTAACGAAACTTCCTCGCGATATAGAAACGATTATGCTAACGAAACAATAAGAATTAGAGGTGTATCGAGTTTAGCTAAAACGAAAACTCCAAATCTTGAGTTTCAAAAAATAGAATTGGAATATTCTGTTTTAATGCGTTTTGCACTTCAGTAA
- a CDS encoding C45 family autoproteolytic acyltransferase/hydolase: MHLKKLLLILIYFLPSSLLFSQEYNFQEKDGVKTFHEGSMFVKEGVPFLTVKGDSYEMGLQYGVLMNNILNEMDVKIDSIIDSYIGTFFIKRMVANKVLKSKIRKIEKNMPPEYIRELEGMADGSDLKLKELKLIAYFPQLFYKISCTAFVLRNETSLVHGRNLDWPGMDVFVKYPLIVNYYKKNKIPITLLTFTSYPGAYTGINHKGLSMSINMNACPAAKGKKSSDYNTGMPLAYKVRNILENADNLNKVDQEFKNYSSHAWFIMAGSKKDHSAAMYELTRGEIIKNKMKDNMLAITNLSLSHKGRFDYSSINMHNDSNITREDKLAELNQKIENGNLVEKAYKMVSCPEYYHLKYDPYYGSINNDITVKSCILDNSKNKIYFSYDNMFAGLGQFLEYDISSNKASVYKEKQEIPGIKFINNKLTFVKWYRKNYGKKKKLDTQDYKALIDYLEHTDLEPAYKLNLLARYYANLENKDKAMEYANKYVEHLPKYSSAYYTKFIILNHFKDYKTAISTINTMLEKSIVMPADIFWAKRNQLKAYDKLQAKSPNTENIDAIKQLAQEIFEESDKYFKPNWIEEYLDEIKKVVEKY; encoded by the coding sequence ATGCACTTAAAGAAACTACTATTAATTTTAATTTATTTTTTACCCTCCTCTCTGCTTTTCTCGCAAGAATATAATTTCCAGGAAAAAGATGGCGTAAAAACATTTCATGAGGGCAGTATGTTTGTAAAAGAAGGTGTTCCTTTTTTAACAGTAAAAGGCGATTCCTACGAAATGGGTTTGCAATATGGCGTGCTAATGAATAACATCTTAAACGAAATGGATGTTAAAATAGATAGTATTATTGATTCCTATATTGGAACATTTTTCATTAAAAGAATGGTAGCCAATAAGGTTTTAAAATCAAAAATCAGGAAAATAGAAAAAAATATGCCTCCAGAATATATAAGGGAATTAGAAGGAATGGCCGATGGATCTGATTTAAAACTAAAAGAGCTAAAGCTAATTGCTTATTTCCCCCAGTTATTCTATAAAATTAGCTGCACTGCATTTGTATTGCGAAACGAAACATCGTTGGTACATGGCCGAAATTTAGATTGGCCAGGTATGGATGTTTTTGTTAAATATCCATTAATTGTAAACTATTACAAGAAGAATAAAATTCCCATTACCCTGCTCACCTTTACTTCATATCCGGGTGCATACACGGGTATAAACCATAAAGGATTAAGCATGTCGATAAATATGAATGCTTGCCCTGCTGCCAAAGGTAAAAAATCAAGCGATTACAATACAGGAATGCCATTGGCATATAAAGTTCGAAACATTCTGGAAAATGCTGATAATTTGAATAAAGTAGATCAGGAATTTAAAAATTACAGCTCTCATGCCTGGTTTATTATGGCTGGAAGTAAAAAAGATCATTCGGCAGCAATGTATGAATTAACTCGTGGCGAAATCATTAAAAATAAAATGAAGGATAATATGCTGGCAATTACTAATCTCTCCTTATCGCATAAAGGCAGATTCGATTACAGCTCGATAAACATGCACAACGATTCTAATATTACCCGAGAAGATAAGCTGGCTGAACTAAATCAGAAAATTGAGAATGGAAATTTAGTAGAGAAAGCTTACAAAATGGTTTCCTGCCCCGAATATTATCATTTAAAATATGACCCATATTATGGTTCAATAAACAACGACATTACTGTTAAAAGCTGCATTCTCGATAATAGCAAAAATAAAATATATTTCTCTTACGATAATATGTTTGCAGGTTTAGGCCAGTTTTTAGAATACGATATTTCGAGTAATAAAGCTTCTGTTTATAAAGAAAAACAAGAAATTCCAGGCATTAAATTTATAAATAATAAGCTCACTTTTGTTAAATGGTATCGAAAAAACTATGGCAAAAAAAAGAAACTCGATACCCAAGATTATAAAGCATTAATAGATTATTTAGAACATACAGATCTTGAACCTGCCTATAAATTAAACCTACTGGCCCGATACTATGCTAATTTAGAAAACAAAGATAAAGCAATGGAATATGCTAATAAATACGTAGAACATTTGCCAAAATACAGTTCGGCATACTACACTAAGTTTATTATTTTAAACCATTTTAAAGATTATAAAACTGCCATAAGCACCATAAATACAATGCTCGAAAAATCGATTGTAATGCCAGCCGATATCTTTTGGG